NNNNNNNNNNNNNNNNNNNNNNNNNNNNNNNNNNNNNNNNNNNNNNNNNNNNNNNNNNNNNNNNNNNNNNNNNNNNNNNNNNNNNNNNNNNNNNNNNNNNNNNNNNNNNNNNNNNNNNNNNNNNNNNNNNNNNNNNNNNNNNNNNNNNNNNNNNNNNNNNNNNNNNNNNNNNNNNNNNNNNNNNNNNNNNNNNNNNNNNNNNNNNNNNNNNNNNNNNNNNNNNNNNNNNNNNNNNNNNNNNNNNNNNNNNNNNNNNNNNNNNNNNNNNNNNNNNNNNNNNNNNNNNNNNNNNNNNNNNNNNNNNNNNNNNNNNNNNNNNNNNNNNNNNNNNNNNNNNNNNNNNNNNNNNNNNNNNNNNNNNNNNNNNNNNNNNNNNNNNNNNNNNNNNNNNNNNNNNNNNNNNNNNNNNNNNNNNNNNNNNNNNNNNNNNNNNNNNNNNNNNNNNNNNNNNNNNNNNNNNNNNNNNNNNNNNNNNNNNNNNNNNNNNNNNNNNNNNNNNNNNNNNNNNNNNNNNNNNNNNNNNNNNNNNNNNNNNNNNNNNNNNNNNNNNNNNNNNNNNNNNNNNNNNNNNNNNNNNNNNNNNNNNNNNNNNNNNNNNNNNNNNNNNNNNNNNNNNNNNNNNNNNNNNNNNNNNNNNNNNNNNNNNNNNNNNNNNNNNNNNNNNNNNNNNNNNNNNNNNNNNNNNNNNNNNNNNNNNNNNNNNNNNNNNNNNNNNNNNNNNNNNNNNNNNNNNNNNNNNNNNNNNNNNNNNNNNNNNNNNNNNNNNNNNNNNNNNNNNNNNNNNNNNNNNNNNNNNNNNNNNNNNNNNNNNNNNNNNNNNNNNNNNNNNNNNNNNNNNNNNNNNNNNNNNNNNNNNNNNNNNNNNNNNNNNNNNNNNNNNNNNNNNNNNNNNNNNNNNNNNNNNNNNNNNNNNNNNNNNNNNNNNNNNNNNNNNNNNNNNNNNNNNNNNNNNNNNNNNNNNNNNNNNNNNNNNNNNNNNNNNNNNNNNNNNNNNNNNNNNNNNNNNNNNNNNNNNNNNNNNNNNNNNNNNNNNNNNNNNNNNNNNNNNNNNNNNNNNNNNNNNNNNNNNNNNNNNNNNNNNNNNNNNNNNNNNNNNNNNNNNNNNNNNNNNNNNNNNNNNNNNNNNNNNNNNNNNNNNNNNNNNNNNNNNNNNNNNNNNNNNNNNNNNNNNNNNNNNNNNNNNNNNNNNNNNNNNNNNNNNNNNNNNNNNNNNNNNNNNNNNNNNNNNNNNNNNNNNNNNNNNNNNNNNNNNNNNNNNNNNNNNNNNNNNNNNNNNNNNNNNNNNNNNNNNNNNNNNNNNNNNNNNNNNNNNNNNNNNNNNNNNNNNNNNNNNNNNNNNNNNNNNNNNNNNNNNNNNNNNNNNNNNNNNNNNNNNNNNNNNNNNNNNNNNNNNNNNNNNNNNNNNNNNNNNNNNNNNNNNNNNNNNNNNNNNNNNNNNNNNNNNNNNNNNNNNNNNNNNNNNNNNNNNNNNNNNNNNNNNNNNNNNNNNNNNNNNNNNNNNNNNNNNNNNNNNNNNNNNNNNNNNNNNNNNNNNNNNNNNNNNNNNNNNNNNNNNNNNNNNNNNNNNNNNNNNNNNNNNNNNNNNNNNNNNNNNNNNNNNNNNNNNNNNNNNNNNNNNNNNNNNNNNNNNNNNNNNNNNNaaaaaaattaagtttgtttttaaaaaatattttcaatttcaacaattattttcaactctagtaaaaataaaagaaatttttcaaaNTGTTGAttgtaaatattcatattatattaCTGTTGTTGAATATAATACAACAACATTTATATTATTGTCGCAAGATGTTCTATTTGCTATAGTAATCTACACCATCTGTCCATGGAAACAAAGTTTATCCCAAACNacttgttttccaagaaaacattttctaggaaaacattttccatggaaaacattttccttcataccagaCACACCCTATGtcctttaactttgggtgtgcagacgtaaacacttaaatttgtataaggttaaacaagtagacacattaGTCATATGTGgaataatacacgtaggacacaaaTTTCCATGTAGGATGTCACGCAGGACGTGcatgtctatttgttcaactttatacaagtttaagtgtccaCTTGTGCAAACCCAAAATTGAAggacataaatgtgaaatgagcCCAAGTTAAAgggtatatttatgtattatgccttttttttttaatatcactATAACAAACGAGATATTTAAAGCCAATAATTTTTCTTTCGCAAAAACATCTAGCAATAATTGAACTAATGTCATTGTATATGTAGTGTGTTGATTGACAATAAATTTTTCTTCGCAAAAACATCTAGTGTCGCTAAAGTATTTAACGATATTTATATAATGTGTTGATTATAAATACTTACATtatattgattttattaaatataatacaataataataattattatattattaccgCTTAATAATTGTCTGAAGgtgttttatttgttatagtACATCTATCTATAGAAGTATCACGCAAATCCTCTCAATGATCAACACCTATCCTCTAGGCAACAAGAATAACTGAAATCAGTAAGTCTGAATATGATAAGAATCTAAAAAGTCCAGAATGTTATCTTATAGGCAACTCTTTAATCCAAGATTCTCAAAACTATTCTCACtaaaaacaaatattcaatttttaagacacattatcaaaataaataaataaataataacaactgaaaaattaatttaagataagaaaatgataattttttttcattaaaaaacaCTAAGTTCATCACAATTCACAATCAATAAACACCGCCATATATAgtgatcttgaattgaatttttcattttttacatgTTCATCACATCTAAGAATAAGCAAGAGTAACTTGAGATGAAAGAATTCTCATTTACTGTTTGATAGGAAATGGGGGTGGGGGTGTTGAAGAAGACGAAAGGCTGGAGGAGGGACGGGGCtcgttgaagaagaagaattgggTAAGTCAGGTGGTGGCTAAGGGTGGCGGGGTCAAAAAAGGAGAAATAGGATGGGGGTGGAGCGTTtcgaagaaggagaaaaaaggtAAGGGATTCATCGAAGAAGGAAGTGGTGTAGATGGTGGTTGAGGGCGCCGGCGGGGATGATGGGGTGGggtgtgaagaagaaaaagggaatAATTCTTATTGgctgaaaataaataaaaaaaaaggagcccaattgtttttttctctttaattttttactttttacgTGTTTTTTTCTTGCCACATCAGCCGTTCAAGTGGATTTAAATTCACTTGAAATGATATTAAAGAAGTAAATAATTGTTTGTAAAATTAAAgtgttaaaataaatttaacggACAAGCTggaatttatgtatatataactaCTCTATTATATAATGGTGATAATGATTTCTTAGATTTATTTCTTTGAATGTGATGCTGTAGTTGATTCAAATCCAATGGTGTTAAAACAACAATAGAGTAGAATTAAATCGACATCAATGAAAAACAATGCATTATTGAGTCCTTcctaattttaataataaagtCATGATGCTAAAATAATTGGTAGAGAAAATATAGAGTCCTAGTTGCCTTCTAtaactatttttcttatttataatttgaatattAAAACGAAAAAATTAACTTATAATAAGCTTCAGAGTATCTGCTcctgtacaaaaaaaaaaaaaaaaaaagtttccaGCGACGGTAGTTACTAGTTAAACTTTTTTTGTAATCCAAATCACATGTCGTCCAAACACAACTTCaactttaaagataaaataaataatttcaagttcatgtcCAAACACCTACGCAATATcactcaaaataaaaaagaaaaatcgcagtttgaattttaattttttgtgtatattttcttttaaaaattaagttgttCTTTCTTAATCCCACAAATTCAACATATCAACTTCAAAAACTGTCATATCCATCttttcaataattaaaaaaactgttaataaattaaattccaCAAGTTAGTAAAAATGTCTTAAAGGTCTTTGTTAAAATCGTTAGTTGAATCATAACCAAGTAGAAATATTCGATAGAATACAAAACACTCCTACTATTTACTGCAaggttcatttttttatttattattccaGGGCAATCactgaaatttgaaatactttcgACTAATTATAAACTAGACTAATATGATTTAGACTCGACTAAAACCAAAATTCACCAATATCATAATTTAATACGTGTCCTAAAATCTTGTATCCTTCAAGAAAAGATATATTGATAGCAAGTACAAAGTATCTATAGATAAGATGATAATTAAGTACATGTCTTTTTTTAGTCTCACACATAATGATTTGAATTTAAGGTTTATGTAATTTATTTGAgtaattaaggtttaatttattttttcaatgagACATGGGGTCATGGGGACCAATTCCACTGAATTTGGacaagaaatatattttaagaaatttagtAAAAGTTAAGTAGCTtcataattacaaaaaaaaacacttagatcattaaattcataataagCCATAATTACAGCTTCATGCATGTATCAATTATCAAAGCAATGATTAATTCAAGattatttaaattgatttttctgTTTCTTGATTCACGTCAAGTCAATGCGAAAAATGGAATTGTACTTGCTCTATAGTTTCAATTTTCTTGCAAGTGGGTCCGTAAATAtcatttaacaaataaatttattattctctgTTTAGCAGTTGTCAACTATTGGCTTGACATATGGTATTTAGAAACAGTAAATGATAGGGATAGTTTTACCAAATCACCCTTATTAATGTAATTTCCATAATTATgtgatttaatgaagtaaaacacatgtcaattaattatgattaagtaaaatgaactataaatttaaacacatgaCATGTATGTATTGGCTTGATATATACACCCGATGCAGATAATGTTTATCCCTATTTAATAGCAGGGGTAAATAGacacaaaatgataaatttttcattgatttgATAGACAGgataaatattgttggacatctcaaaatagtatagGGGACAAGTAAAGATGGACTAATGGAgtattaattaatcattttattCGTCTATATTTTGATTTATCTATAGTTTCTTACTCATTTgagttaatatttcaaaatgttACTCAACCTTGAAAAAGTAGCTCACTCTTGGATTCAAAGGTCACACATCTCTCAATTGAGGTCTCAAAGCAACCCCCTGAATATGCCTTGTATTTAACAAGGAAAGAACAAGTGCATTATTCAATACACAATCACCGTGTACTAATAGGATTATGCGATCAGTTTCAAAACATGAATGTAAATAAGTAACTACAGGGCAGTAACAACACATACATCAACAGACACAATATAATACAGATTCCCAATCACAAATCTTGGCTTGACCAATGCACGAAACATGTCCCACATGATCACAAAATGCACATATCCGATCCTCTCTTGGAATTTACACACAAACTGTTAGTAAATTGACGCGGTACTCGATCCAACCAATGCTAGTATTCATACCAAACGTGATATCTATCTGAGTCAACCATCTATGTGTGGTACCCGAGTCAACCATCAATCACAAACAACACGCATGTCACAATTACAATGATCAACAAATTTGTAACCACAAGTAAATAAACTGGTTCATTGCATGAGAACATCACATGAAGTCATTTTACATTAGCTTTCTAATTTCCCCGCCATACATTGCACAATAATATTACAAAGTACTTAACATGCACACATTACatactttataaaataaatcatcaTCTACCTCTAATCAAGCCTTGAAAACTCTAAAGAGCTTGAGCTTTCCCTTTTTGTAATGTCTTGgattgttcttggtctaaataataatgaaaacatAATAATCAATCAATAATGACCTAACAATACTAAGATTATAATCAAATCCTAAACACCAGACCGTTCTCATGATCATTCTACCCGACAAGGATTATTTCTACCATCAATGCAAGTTAAGACTCTTCCCCAAGATCAACAACCTAGAATCTAAGGCttaagaatcaaaatataaGTTGGGAAGTAATTATATACCTTACCTCCATCGAAGAGATAGGTGGAAAAATGGAAGGAACCCTCCTAAATCACTTTTCCCAATTTCAAGAATGAGGTTGCAGAGAATAAGAGGTTTTGGAAAAGTTTCTGCATTAAAACCAAACTTACCCACTATAGCGGCTTGATCGGCCACTATAGAGGTAGGCGTCGCCATAGCGGCCCAACCCGCTATAGTGGCTTGCAAGAAATTAGAGACTCGTAAACCTTCACAAAACCCTCCATTTCACAACATACCTTCAACCCTTGACATTTCATATTAACTCCTTCACACCAAGTTCGATATCGGGAGTTTACTCATCCGAATTAGTTCATTAATGTCTAAACTACTAGAAAACGTGACCCAAACTTATAATATCACCCAACCCATTTTTGGATTGCCCTAGACATTACCTTTCTCAGATTCCGTCTAAGACTAGCCTAACctagaatttttaaatttctatccaaaaaaaattctgacACTTTCTTTCATCACTGATCTACCCATAATGACCGAAGTGTGTCATTATACGCTCGAAATTAGAGAGAAATGGTGAAGGCTCAGAATTCTGAGATTGTTGATAGCGTCATTTTATTCTTTCATTAAGTTTAGCTTGTTTGCAAGAAAATATCTTTAACAAACCTTTAATTTCGTAGCATCAGGtccatttaaattaattttttacctCAAATAATTGCTTGAACATGactttcattttcttctccACAATGTTTTgcttaattttcttaaattgtttACTCGGTCCTCCAATTTATCAAAAAGGTAGGCTTCATATTTAATTAGCTCTTTAAACCTTTCATCCTCATTGTGACTAAAATACCACATGATGCTAGCCCTAgcctttgttttatttttccaaACAATATGAATGGTTCATCTaggactaaaaatatttaacgGTAACAACTATAccatatattataaataatttttgtgcTTTTTTGGATAAACTAGCTATTCTTTCACTTAAACTTCTGGTCCTGTTTGATATTCgcagagaaaagagaaggataCGAGAAGTAAATCTAGATAATTTGGTCCGATTTTGGTTATAAATTTAGTAGAACAATTTGGTCTATGAAATACTTTtacatattttcttaaattacacCTAGTCAATATATACTTGTTAAGTGATTTAAATAAAGGGGTAAAAGCTTACTTGCACATGATATTTACACGCAGTCAATAGGTATATTACCATATAGTTAATTGATTTAAATAACGATGGAAAAAGagtattttcaataaaaaaagatGTATAGTGAAACTTGTTAAAACCATATGATCAAATAATTTCACGtagattttgataatttgttttaaatttgaaaataaattgatattaTTTCACAATCTATGGAATTCATTGTCCTGATAGAATTCCTATTCAGacttttaaaatcatattatttttatttgagcCACAAATTAGTTCatgtattattatattataatacaaGTTATTATTATACAAGAATAAAAAGTTcccatgataaaaaaaaataaaaactaacgCACCTAACAAATAGAAAAGTTATATGTTATAGAAAAGAATGTCAACGTGATACgaacttaaaactaaaattaaggtTATTCATTTTAGACATAAGAATCATAGATATTGAATTTTCATTGTAAAATATACAAGTGTAACTAACAAATGTATCTTTTTCTTTGTACCATTCttcaatattaaataaataacaaacaaTTCGATGTCTACATAAtgaatttaaacttgaaaatactcattatactaaataaaactaaattttataaTGTGATAAGAAGTAGAATATAATTGAAATGTGATTCAATAGATCCCCAAATACTACACATATATCAAGGTTGAtcgaataatatattttttccacTAACATAGAAAGTTTCACATACCATTAAAACAACATGACCTAATAAATGATAtgtaacaaaataaaagtagCGAATATTGTTATTGAAAAATAGGTAGAACAATAAAGTACTAGTTTAATCATTTATCATCACCATCGCTTCCACCCTCCAAACTTGTTGATGTGCCTCCTGCATGAAAATTGTCACTTATATCTACGTCAGTCTCAGTTGTTGACTCAGAATTAGAGAAAGATGGTGGAGTCTTAGAAATTAGagattgttgttgaagttgtttttttctttcatcaaGTTTAGCTCGTATACGAGCAGACATTTCCAACAAACTTTTAGTTTTCGTAGCATCAAGTTCATTTAATTTAACCTTTCCCTTGATAAATTGGTTGAACGTGAGTTCCATTTTCTTCTCCTCAAGTTCTTTCTCAAGTTTTCTAATCTCTTTTGCTAGATCCTCCAATGTATCAACCGTTGTTTCGTTTGGCAAAACTCTAGGAATGGTTCgtctactaaaaaaaatcaacaccACAGCTATACCATACATGATAAACAACTCTTGTGCTTCGTTGGATAAACTAGCTAACTTTTCACTTAAACGTATGGCCATGCTTGGTTTAGAGAAGAACTAATTGTGAAAATAGAAGTGAGACATTGGAATGTATTTATAGAGACATAATGACATTTATTAATACTATATAGTAAAATTAAGTCAAGTAAATCTAGATAATTTGGTCCCATTTTGGTTATAAATCTATTAGAACAATTTGGTCTAGGAAAGatttttacatattttcttaaaatacaCCTAGTCAATATGTGCATGCCATAGTTAACTGCTTTAAATAAAGGGATAAAAGTTTACCTGCACAAGATATTTACGCCTAGTCAATATGTACATGCCatagttaattatatattattaaaattggAAAGCTTCAAATTGCAAATTTGGATTATTAATaccatatattaaaattatgtgaAGTAAATCTGGATAATTTGGTCCATTTttgttaataaatttattagaacAATTTGGTCTACGAAagatttttacattttttcttaaaatacaCATAGTCAATAAATACACATCATAGTTAACTGCTTTAAATAAAGGGGTAAAAGTTTACCTGCACAAGATATTTACGCCTAGTCAATATTTACATGCCATAgttaatcatatatattattaaaagtgagaAGCTCTAAAGTGTAAAGTTGGATTATTAATATCATATAGTGAAATTATGTCAAGTAAATCTAGATAATTTGGTCCCATTTTGGTTACTATATATAAAGTTGGAAGCTCCAAAGtgcaaagttgaattaccattttactcctacactaaatcaaaatattaaaaaaaaattatttaaatatcctatcattaattaagaaaatcatcCTATCATTTTTCCCCTTATCTTAAGTTtggaaaaattaaagttttacaACAATTAATCATGTATCGACAAACGGTGAATTAATTTTCTAGCCATTGCCACTTATTGCAACATATTCAAAACTCCAGAATGACAATTCATCTACttgtactccctccatttcatattaattgaattgttgaggtgtttcacaccctttaagaaaagaggattaagacataaattagacataactttccatttttacccttattaattattatcaaatttatgagtaaaataactaaacatttaTTAATagctaattccaatactaactaatgaaaggtaaaattggaagaaattctaaaaatagtcttgaaaaatgaacaattaagttaattttgtcacgacccataCCATTGTGATTGGCACACACACTAAccatccggtgggagaaccaccactacaacccaaactaagcaactaaaccaaaactaaggcaatTAAGTTATGTAAgcaagttaattaactaaacaaATGCAGAATTaaatacctagaacctgaaagtcattgtaccaaaactttactaacgacaagtctaagaaccagggatacaaccccgaaactaaacaacactttaacaaatagtctgagtccgaaaagagtggacttaaacatgagagatccatggcagcccgaaagaactggctcacccttgaatccagTCACGCTCATTAGTGACCTAGCTGaagtctatcaatagccacctgaagatgccttgtactcaacaaagaaagagcaagtgttGTTTCAATACACaatcacagtgtactggtaggattaCACGACTATCCCAAtgagtgaaacacatgcaagtaaccacaacattataaacatgcatataccgaacatatacaatattagtcatatTTCCAGAATCAATGTACCatcccacattctcaataatacacattggttatcaatttagagcaacataccgtCTTCCAATATAAATCAgtattagatatgaacgtaataatcacaagtagatacacaacacaattcaatggtcctctcatggaaccccaTTCAATGGTCCTACCATGGAACCctattcaatggtcctctcatggaacccaaacccaaactgttagcataccgctTCATGGTATCtaatccaagttagtgtgccggaacgtggcagccgatcccatgtttatgccagaacgtggaaaccgatcccatatttatgccagaatgtggcaaccaatcccagttagtgtgtcggatcatGACACCCGCCCATttaacaaaccacaatcacaatcacaatgtatattctcacaatcatacaataaAAGGTGATTCATGTCATACAATTATTCAGTTATCatcatttacgattagggtgatcaataatgcaacatttgcatacatacatgcattataatgaagcaattacaaacatatatcacaccaacatgaaatcataaccatcacctaccttgaatccaagcttgaatcccctaaggcacttaaATCTTCATTTCCGGATTCTTCTcacttgttcgtggtctaaaaacaatcataataacatggGAATCAACAagcaatcactaattacccaaaGCTNatcaatacaattcactttacacataattccatcaactttgaatttatagaaatagacccacttcataaacacattttggggttttgtagaatacaaggattcatggagtttttcatcttaaaacatcaaataaacatcaataatatcataacttatcatttgaaatcgtttcatgcaagaacccatgagtttgagtagaaattaggctttttcacaaactttgaaaaagttgaaaaccatttgaaattggctctagggtgatagcttgccctagataaagaactcccatacctttactaagattccccaagaaatttgatgaagaaaacgtcttgcatccacaaccctagctccagaaccctaactcttactcttttaaaatggaacaaaaatgatccacaatcagcctaacacaacaatataacctcaaaagaaatgatttgtgaaaagaccaaaatgcccttaaatttttGGACGGACTCCCTatcaactgcccaactttcatagggcataactcgctcatacaaactcgaaatcgagcaaactcggtggcgttggaaagatcgttccaagggcttttcaaacataactggaactactcctggatcatcctgagctaggagttatgactgctcaaagttggccaaaaacttactgatttccacacttggccgaatttccagattctgaatttttttccaaaaatgactactttcaatttcaagcttcttcatattcattttaaattatcgGATGTTACactaagcaactaaaccaaaactaaggcaatTAAGTTATGTAAGGAAGTAAAttaactaaacaaatgcggaattaaatacctagaacctaaaagtcattgtaccaaaactttactaatgacaagtctaagaacaaggggtacaaccccgaaactaaacaacactttaacaaatagtctgactccgaaaagagtggacttaaacaagagagatccatggcagcccgaaagaacTGACTCATCCTTGAATCCAGTCACGTTCATTAGTCACCTAGCTGaagtctatcaatagccacctgaagatgccttgtactcaacaaagaaagagcaagtgcagtttCAATACACaatcacagtgtactggtaggattaCACGACTATCCCAAtgagtgaaacacatgcaagtaactacaacattataaacatgcatataccgaacatatacaatattagtcatatTTTCAGAATCAATGTAGCatcccacattctcaataatacacattggttatcaataTTAGTCATATTTTCAGAATCAATGTAGCatcccacattctcaataata
The DNA window shown above is from Solanum stenotomum isolate F172 chromosome 6, ASM1918654v1, whole genome shotgun sequence and carries:
- the LOC125867304 gene encoding uncharacterized protein LOC125867304, encoding MAIRLSEKLASLSNEAQELFIMYGIAVVLIFFSRRTIPRVLPNETTVDTLEDLAKEIRKLEKELEEKKMELTFNQFIKGKVKLNELDATKTKSLLEMSARIRAKLDERKKQLQQQSLISKTPPSFSNSESTTETDVDISDNFHAGGTSTSLEGGSDGDDK